One Ciconia boyciana chromosome 9, ASM3463844v1, whole genome shotgun sequence genomic window carries:
- the PKD2L2 gene encoding polycystin-2-like protein 2: protein MEPPAARQRPAVDQRLSGTGAVKPRVSCSRELELKTTLQELVIYIVFLTDLCILTFGMVSTDMYYLNKVMAHLFLEPSSAEDNRTGFGSIGSRADFWRFAEGPLLDGLYWDKWYNNMTLTLQNNNSHIYYENLLLGVAQIRQLKVRNNTCSIYPYFRTFLEDCYSEYRYRAEDRSDFGLRNQSEWKYTSASSLSPWYWGSMGLYSSGGYMFTLPKSKQESREKLVFLRQNSWLARGTRAVFIDFSTYNANINLFCIIKLVVEFPATGGALTSSHIYSVKLLRYVTYYDYFLASCEVAFCLFIITFIIQEAIKIVKLKKKYFRSAWNWLDLLLLVVSILAIAFNIYRTVKVSLLMEELLSDAYVYPDFYFLAFWQVLYNNMIAVNIFFAWIKIFKYVSFNKTMTQLCSTLSRCAKDIIGFAIMFFIIFFAYAQLGYLVFGSQVEEFSTFQNCIFTQFRIVLGDFNFETIEAANRILGPVYFITFVFFVFFILLNMFLAIINDTYSEVKADFEVIPSQELQIRDLFRQSCNKALVKLKLKKPEMDTNPADESLERKDISKLSNGDSANEKSHLKLSKLQEGEEKLHQNYPSAEDTDSVTAQNYVSTAEFQQLFRYTAELGKELNNTNAKVRRIMKSMQQLKDTSGKMAQ from the exons ATGGAGCCGCCGGCAGCGCGGCAGCGGCCCGCGGTGGACCAGAGGCTGAGCGGCA CAGGTGCCGTGAAGCCCCGGGTCAGTTGCAGCAGAGAACTGGAACTGAAAACCACCCTGCAGGAGCTGGTCATCTACATCGTTTTCCTGACAGACCTCTGTATAT TGACGTTTGGCATGGTGAGCACGGACATGTACTACCTGAACAAAGTCATGGCCCATCTCTTCCTGGAGCCCTCCTCCGCTGAGGACAACAGGACTGGTTTTGGGAGTATTGGGAGCAGAGCTGATTTCTGGAGG TTTGCAGAGGGACCCCTGTTGGATGGACTCTACTGGGACAAATGGTATAACAACATGACATTAACCCTCCAGAACAACAACAGCCATATTTACTATGAGAATTTGCTGTTAGGAGTAGCCCAGATTCGCCAGCTGAAAGTACGCAACAATACTTGCTCCATCTACCCATATTTCCGTACTTTTTTAGAAGACTGTTACAGTGAATATCGTTATCGAGCTGAAGACAGGTCTGACTTTGGTCTAAGGAACCAATCTGA ATGGAAATACACCTCAGCCTCCTCGTTATCACCATGGTACTGGGGATCTATGGGCTTGTACAGCAGTGGAGGATATATGTTCACCTTACCTAAATCgaagcaggagagcagggagaagtTGGTGTTTCTCAGGCAGAACAGCTGGCTCGCTAGAGGAACCAGGGCTGTATTTATCGACTTCTCAACATATAATGCTAACATAAACCTCTTCTGTATAATCAA gttggtGGTAGAGTTCCCTGCTACCGGGGGTGCTCTCACCTCCTCACATATCTACTCTGTGAAGCTCCTCAGATACGTCACGTATTATGATTACTTCCTGGCTTCTTGCGAAGTCGCCTTTTGCCTCTTTATCATTACATTCATAATCCAGGAAGctataaaaatagtaaaactgaaaaagaagtatttcagaagTGCCTGGAACTGGCtggatttgctgctgctggtg gtATCCATCCTTGCCATTGCCTTCAACATCTACCGCACTGTAAAAGTGTCCCTGCTAATGGAAGAGCTGCTGTCTGATGCCTATGTATATCCAGACTTCTATTTCCTTGCATTCTGGCAAGTCCTTTACAACAACATGATTGCTGTCAACATCTTCTTTGCTTGGATAAAG atatttaaatatgtaagCTTTAACAAGACCATGACGCAGCTGTGCTCCACTTTATCTCGCTGTGCCAAAGACATCATTGGATTTGCCATCATGTTCTTCATCATTTTCTTTGCCTATGCCCAGTTAGGCTATCTGGTCTTTGGGTCACAAGTTGAAGAATTTTCCACTTTCCAAAACTGCAT CTTTACACAGTTTCGTATTGTGCTGggagattttaattttgaaaccaTAGAAGCAGCAAACAGAATCCTTGGACCTGTTTACTTCATCACATTTGTATTCTTTGTGTTCTTCATATTGCTG AACATGTTTTTGGCTATTATAAATGACACCTATTCAGAAGTCAAAGCAGACTTTGAAGTGATACCTAGTCAAGAACTTCAGATCAGAGACCTCTTTAGACAG AGTTGCAATAAGGCCCTTGTCAAGCTCAAGCTGAAGAAACCAGAGATGGATACAAATCCAGCAGATGAGAGCTTGGAAAG AAAGGATATTTCTAAGCTTTCCAATGGAGACAGTGCTAATGAAAAG AGCCATCTGAAATTATCAAAACtacaggaaggggaagaaaaacttCATCAGAATTATCCATCTGCTGAGGACACGGACTCAGTCACAGCTCAGAACTACGTCTCCACTGCAGAATTTCAGCA GCTCTTCAGGTATACAGCTGAGTTAGGGAAGGAATTAAATAACACCAATGCAAAAGTCAGGAGAATTATGAAAAGCATGCAACAACTGAAGGATACTTCAGGCAAGATGGCACAATAA
- the MYOT gene encoding myotilin, with protein MQNPSASLTGSAYRSTPVFTKGLQNIKATKGQLVVFECRICATPTLQVHWYREYDQIIDSADFRILRKKACSSAVPEEVCTLVITEAFPEDSGIFKCVAENEFGSAASSARLSVSPGAKELESFAGAAHRPAVQVTMKKPTFPRNSQTGAKDRDAAGLPSYSTETPGLGSRAEATNFGQMNSKSEAEDFHGAYENSPQASPLRENPHQESLYSTRQGFHSIQEPSQESFCGLPPIFYQPPIQSQLSPTKTQDSRETSPMSVPNFPSVSSMCQPTMFNYERPKHFIQSKNVCQGQQQPPGPAASTEPSRQIKQSSILIQPRNPSGQKFSSSSSLSSSITLSSPSCSAPKESIYPVTPASAQSPASSSSGQRLISMPNQPPAAFLCSVLPSQPDYNSQTPSPMEPHYSQPMYNKQASINSMQKTSDQEIRGTKEALIQDLEKKLRCKDNLLQNGNQRLTYEERMARRLLGPVNAASVLEAQSEDNMQNAQHQNAENIRLQVPTTHVRSRPSSRGDERGHDSIQEKFFQPRFTQVPEDVIIEEGRFCRLDFKVSGLPTPDVMWYQNGRMVHQDQFHKMIVSEKGFHSFIFEAVKSSDAGTYECVAVNRAGESSFAVKVEVIAKEHHTPPTFIFKPQSKKVFEGDTARLECQISAIPTPRIYWKRNNEMVQYNTDRISLLHDNTGRICLLIHNANKKDAGWYTVSAVNGAGVATCHARLEVATHANKPVPVPKQLRVRPTFSKYLALNGRGLDVKQAFSPEGEFQRLAEQSGLYESDEL; from the exons ATGCAGAATCCCTCGGCGAGCCTGACCGGGTCTGCCTACAGAAGCACACCTGTGTTTACAAAG ggTCTACAAAACATAAAAGCTACAAAGGGTCAATTAGTGGTATTTGAATGTCGCATTTGTGCTACACCCACCTTACAGGTTCACTGGTACAGAGAATATGATCAGATAATAGATTCTGCCGATTTCCGAATACTACGAAAAA AGGCTTGTTCGTCAGCTGTTCCTG AGGAAGTCTGCACCCTGGTTATTACAGAAGCTTTTCCAGAAGACTCTGGCATATTTAAATGTGTTGCTGAAAATGAATTTGGATCTGCGGCATCCAGTGCACGTCTCTCTGTTTCCCCAG GAGCAAAAGAGCTGGAAAGCTTTGCGGGTGCTGCCCACAGGCCAGCTGTGCAAGTCACCATGAAGAAACCCACCTTCCCTAGGAACAGCCAAACAGGAGCCAAGGACCGAGATGCGGCTGGCCTGCCATCCTACAGCACAGagaccccagggctgggcagtCGAGCAGAAGCCACAAACTTTGGCCAGATGAACTCCAAGAGCGAAGCTGAAGATTTTCACGGAGCTTATGAGAATTCGCCTCAGGCTTCACCTCTGCG GGAAAATCCACACCAAGAAAGCCTCTATTCCACAAGGCAAGGGTTCCATTCTATCCAGGAGCCCAGCCAAGAAAGCTTTTGTGGCCTACCACCCATTTTTTACCAGCCACCTATCCAAAGCCAATTATcaccaacaaaaacccaggaCAGCCGTGAAACCTCTCCTATGAGTGTCCCTAATTTCCCATCCGTTTCCTCTATGTGCCAACCAACCATGTTTAACTACGAACGTCCAAAACACTTTATCCAGTCTAAGAATGTGTGTCAAGGGCAACAGCAGCCTCCGGGACCTGCAGCCTCTACCGAGCCAAGCAGACAAATCAAACAGTCCTCCATCCTAATACAGCCTCGTAACCCAAGTGGGCAGAAATTCTCCTCCTCGTCATCGCTGAGCTCTTCAATCACGCTCTCCTCACCTTCCTGTAGTGCCCCTAAGGAATCCATATACCCCGTCACACCTGCATCTGCGCAGTCTCCTGCTAGCTCATCATCTGGGCAACGGCTTATATCCATGCCTAACCAACCCCCtgcagcattcctctgctcagtgCTACCCTCGCAGCCCGACTATAACAGCCAAACTCCTTCTCCTATGGAACCTCA TTACTCACAACCAATGTATAACAAACAAGCTAGCATCAACTCTATGCAGAAGACATCAGACCAAGAAATTCGAGGAACAAAAGAGGCCCTCATTCAGGACTTGGAAAAGAAACTCCGATGCAAAGACAACCTTCTCCAGAATGGCAACCAG CGATTAACTTATGAAGAAAGAATGGCTCGCAGGCTGCTCGGACCAGTAAATGCTGCATCTGTGTTGGAAGCACAAAGTGAAGACAACATGCAGAACGCACAG CACCAGAATGCAGAAAACATCAGGCTGCAGGTTCCTACAACACATGTAAG GAGCAGACCATCCTCAAGAGGAGATGAACGTGGACATGACTCAATCCAGGAAAAGTTTTTTCAGCCACGTTTTACACAAGTGCCTGAAGACGTGATTATTGAGGAGGGGCGATTCTGCAGACTCGACTTCAAA GTTAGTGGGCTGCCGACTCCAGATGTGATGTGGTATCAGAATGGAAGGATGGTTCATCAAGATCAGTTCCATAAAATGATAGTGTCAGAAAAGGGATTCcactcatttatttttgaagcagtCAAATCATCTGATGCAGGGACATACGAATGTGTGGCTGTCAACCGTGCAGGAGAATCATCTTTCGCAGTAAAAGTGGAAGTAATTG CAAAAGAACATCACACACCTCCAACTTTCATCTTCAAGCCACAAAGCAAAAAGGTTTTTGAAGGAGATACAGCCAGACTCGAATGCCAGATCTCTGCTATCCCAACACCCCGGatttactggaaaagaaacaacgAAATGGTACAATATAATACAGACCGAATAAG cttgttACATGACAATACTGGAAGGATTTGCCTCCTGATTCATAATGCAAACAAGAAAGATGCTGGTTGGTATACTGTATCTGCTGTCAACGGAGCAGGTGTGGCCACATGCCATGCCAGGCTGGAGGTTGCAA caCATGCAAACAAGCCAGTTCCAGTCCCCAAGCAGTTACGGGTTCGACCAACTTTTAGCAAGTATTTGGCACTTAATGGAAGAGGACTGGATGTGAAACAAGCTTTCTCACCAGAAGGAGAGTTTCAGCGTTTGGCTGAGCAGTCTGGACTGTATGAAAGTGATGAACTTTAA